TTCCGTTATCAGCATAATAATCAAAGATATCAGCACAAAGCATCACCTCACCAACACCTTCGCGCAGTAACTTTCCCATTTCAATAGAACAGAGCTTACCCAGTTCTTCTTTCCTTTCTCTCAATATAGCAGCCACTTTATGCAGCAGTTCAGCTCTTACGCTAAAAGGAGTTTTTCTCCACTTTTTAAATGCCTTATCAGCATCTGACAAAATAGTGTTTACCTGTTCGTGACTCATCACCTCATACTCCTTCACAACCTGATTGGTTGCCGGATTTACTGTTTTAATACTTGACATGATATTATCGTTTTTAAATTAATACAATAAATTGGCAGTTGGTATTTTTAAAGCATTATACCTTTTGTCTTTTGAGAGTATAACATTAGCACAGAATTTAAGTTTATGCAAAAGTCGGATATCTGTCATTTTGTAACGGTGATAAAGCTTTTTTCAACTTATTTATCCATTTGTTCTTCGATATATTCGTTCTCTTTTTTACTTTAAGTAACTATTTTGAACTATTAAGAAGGGAGTTGTTGTTCCAACTGAGCAATCTTAACCCCAATTCTGCTGGAAGTGACTAATTGAGATGGAGAATGAAATCTTAATAAAGCATTGAGCATCATTTCCAAGAGCGATGGCATAAGAGCAGAGGAAACAGCGTTGCCAGCATTTAATATGGCGACAAAGAATCGCTCACTAAAAGCCGGAATGATCTTTCATTCGGATAGAGGAACTCAATATGCCAGTAAGAAAATGGTCAAGGTATTGGTCTCTTACAAAATACGCCAAAGCATAAGCCGAAAAGAGAATTATTGGGACAATGCCGTGGCGGAAAGCTTCTTCAAAACCTTAAAGGCTGAGATTGATCTCAAGACAACAAATCAGAACAGAGCTATTTTGAATTCATTGAGATCTGATATAACCGAAGAAGAAGGCATTCGGCACTCAATAATCTCAATATTCAAGAGTTCTGGGACTTGATAAATAGTAAAAATATTAATTTATTAAATGTAGCTTAACTTTATGTTCTGTTTTGCTTGGCTAGTCCAGTGCGTTCTTTTCAAATTCAATATTGATAAATGGCTTTTTTAATATAAATGTATATTCCGCCAATCCATCAATGAAGTTAGATATGAAATTAGAAAAAATAATAGTAAGAGTTTATTGTACTATTTGATATCATCATATATTGTTTTGATTTTTTTTCTATTCCACACGAATTTAAATTTAATGGCACCTTTCTTACATACAGTAGCACAGCTTCCACACATTACGCATTCGGAGTCGGCCACAAGCCCCTTGTTATTCTTGATATATTCCAGTAAATGCACACCCGTTCTACAATCGGCCTCACATAATCCGCAATTTACGCATTTTTCTGTATCGACTATCGGTACAAGCCTTGAATATTTTGCAAGATATGAAGCTGGAAATCCGAAGATACATATATTACGGCATCCCCACCGTTTATTTGTAAAAAGTGCCATCACACCTGCCATACCAATATCTAAGCACCATACCAAACAGTAATGCCTGTTAAAACTTGGTTCTAATCTTAATGGATTGAAATGAAATCCATTTATTATTCCACGCTGTATATTAATATAAAAGAATGTAAAAGCAGAAGCGAAAAACAAAATTTGCATAAGTACTCGAAACCATGTCATTGTTGCATGGTATTTTGCTTTCGGTTTTTTTACATGATGGACGCA
This is a stretch of genomic DNA from uncultured Bacteroides sp.. It encodes these proteins:
- a CDS encoding 4Fe-4S dicluster domain-containing protein; the encoded protein is MGKIQISSLSFLSRFFFLVLTPVFFQYFAIGFIWHSIYWGAVTLVMIIWVVFLLLTPVVGRIGCGWFCFMGTVYDCVHHVKKPKAKYHATMTWFRVLMQILFFASAFTFFYINIQRGIINGFHFNPLRLEPSFNRHYCLVWCLDIGMAGVMALFTNKRWGCRNICIFGFPASYLAKYSRLVPIVDTEKCVNCGLCEADCRTGVHLLEYIKNNKGLVADSECVMCGSCATVCKKGAIKFKFVWNRKKIKTIYDDIK